One genomic window of Candidatus Saccharimonadia bacterium includes the following:
- a CDS encoding M50 family metallopeptidase: protein MLVIILVIVLFSLLVILHELGHFVAARRGGVEVEEFGIGFPPRLWGKKIKGTLYSINWFPLGGFVRLKGEDTAESGAGTFAAAKFGTKAKILLAGVAMNLLTAVVLLYGLCVTGLPALGPSFEPSFLHTEYAQPRELILAEVVAGSPAAAAGLKRGDYLLSAGGTKLASEAALRDYTKTHAGQTVQLQVRSGSAAREVSVKLREAGSKDGYLGVGSQQVYKLRYDPLSAVAAALYITGALFVATIVGVVMLLVHIPALLVGLFSPAVPAAAEAASGPLGIVFILQSLSSLGLAYIFVFMANIAVALAAFNVLPLPALDGGRLAVITLRRFMKRSISAETEAKIHTIGFMALMALMVVITIYDVRKRP from the coding sequence ATGCTAGTTATTATTCTTGTGATTGTGCTGTTTTCGCTGCTGGTGATTTTGCACGAGTTGGGGCACTTTGTGGCTGCTCGACGCGGCGGCGTAGAGGTGGAAGAGTTTGGTATTGGATTTCCGCCGCGGCTGTGGGGGAAGAAGATTAAGGGCACGTTGTATTCGATAAACTGGTTTCCGTTGGGCGGGTTTGTGCGTCTGAAGGGTGAGGATACGGCCGAATCGGGGGCGGGGACGTTTGCGGCGGCTAAATTTGGTACCAAGGCCAAGATCTTGCTGGCCGGGGTGGCGATGAATTTGCTAACGGCGGTGGTATTGCTGTACGGCTTGTGCGTGACGGGCTTGCCGGCGCTGGGGCCGTCGTTTGAGCCATCGTTTTTGCACACTGAGTATGCCCAGCCGCGGGAGTTGATTTTGGCCGAGGTGGTGGCGGGTTCGCCGGCGGCTGCGGCAGGCTTGAAGCGAGGTGATTATTTGCTGTCGGCCGGGGGCACCAAGCTCGCTAGTGAGGCGGCGCTGCGGGATTATACCAAGACTCATGCTGGTCAGACCGTGCAGCTGCAGGTCCGGAGCGGTTCGGCTGCGCGCGAGGTGTCGGTGAAGCTGCGCGAAGCGGGGTCCAAGGACGGGTATCTAGGCGTAGGCAGCCAACAGGTGTACAAGCTGCGGTACGATCCGTTGAGTGCTGTGGCGGCGGCGTTGTACATTACGGGGGCGTTGTTTGTGGCGACGATCGTGGGGGTGGTGATGCTGCTCGTGCACATACCGGCGTTGCTCGTGGGGTTGTTTTCGCCGGCGGTACCAGCGGCGGCGGAAGCGGCTTCGGGTCCGCTCGGCATTGTGTTTATTTTGCAGAGTTTGTCGTCGCTGGGATTGGCTTATATCTTTGTGTTTATGGCTAATATTGCGGTGGCGCTGGCGGCGTTTAATGTGCTGCCGCTGCCGGCGCTCGATGGGGGTCGGCTGGCGGTAATTACGCTGCGGCGGTTTATGAAGCGGAGTATTTCGGCCGAAACAGAGGCCAAAATTCACACGATTGGTTTTATGGCGCTGATGGCGTTGATGGTTGTGATTACGATTTACGATGTGCGAAAGCGTCCCTAG
- the uppS gene encoding polyprenyl diphosphate synthase, protein MTESVPARLVPTHLGLILDGNRRWARAEGLPQLEGHRRGYENLHEIVREAVGRGVRYVSAYVFSTENWRRSSEEVEYLMDLLVWIATKELGKYAREGLKVVFVGSRERLSVKVLRAIESAEAKTAHNTRAVVAMCFNYGGHVELAEGVARLVADGVAAAEVTVERLAGYLYHPELPPVDFVIRTSGEQRLSGFMLWRVSYAELYFTPTPWPAFTVADLGVAFDEYERRQRRFGK, encoded by the coding sequence GTGACCGAATCCGTGCCTGCGAGGCTGGTGCCGACTCATTTGGGGCTGATTTTGGATGGCAACCGGCGCTGGGCACGGGCTGAGGGTTTGCCGCAGCTTGAGGGGCACCGTCGTGGTTACGAAAATCTGCACGAGATCGTGCGAGAGGCGGTTGGTCGTGGTGTACGCTACGTTTCGGCGTATGTTTTTTCCACCGAAAATTGGCGGCGGAGTAGTGAAGAAGTGGAATATTTGATGGATCTTTTGGTGTGGATTGCCACCAAGGAGCTCGGTAAATATGCTCGCGAGGGCCTGAAGGTGGTGTTTGTGGGCTCGCGGGAGCGGCTGAGCGTGAAGGTGCTGAGGGCTATTGAATCAGCCGAGGCCAAAACGGCTCACAACACGCGGGCGGTGGTGGCGATGTGTTTCAACTACGGTGGCCACGTGGAGCTGGCTGAAGGCGTGGCGCGGTTGGTGGCCGATGGGGTAGCGGCGGCCGAAGTGACCGTGGAGCGGCTGGCGGGGTATTTGTATCACCCCGAATTGCCGCCGGTCGACTTCGTGATTCGGACATCGGGCGAGCAGCGCTTGAGCGGCTTTATGCTGTGGCGAGTGAGCTACGCCGAGCTGTACTTTACGCCTACCCCGTGGCCGGCGTTTACCGTGGCTGATCTGGGTGTGGCCTTCGATGAATACGAACGGCGGCAGCGGCGGTTTGGCAAATAG
- the frr gene encoding ribosome recycling factor: protein MIRALVESTGLKMEKAVVHFGEDLKSLRTGRASVALLDGVIVELYGAVQPLRAVASVSTPDARSLAVAPWDKTAIGPIEKAIRENQALGLNPSNDGNVVRMSIPPLTEERRKEIVKSLGSKVEDCRIALRNIRHDVLGEVKKLEKAKEATSDDVKFAEAELNKMIEKFQRRIEELEAAKAKEIMEV, encoded by the coding sequence ATGATTCGAGCACTCGTTGAATCGACTGGACTGAAAATGGAAAAGGCCGTGGTGCACTTTGGCGAGGACCTCAAGAGCTTGCGCACCGGCCGCGCCTCAGTGGCGTTGTTGGATGGCGTGATCGTGGAGCTGTACGGCGCGGTGCAGCCGCTTCGGGCGGTGGCTTCGGTGAGCACGCCCGATGCGCGTAGTCTGGCGGTGGCGCCGTGGGACAAGACCGCGATTGGGCCGATTGAGAAGGCGATTCGAGAAAATCAGGCGCTGGGGCTCAACCCGAGCAATGATGGTAACGTGGTGCGGATGAGCATTCCGCCGTTGACCGAGGAGCGTCGCAAAGAGATTGTAAAAAGCCTGGGTAGCAAGGTGGAGGACTGCCGGATTGCGTTGCGCAATATCCGCCACGACGTGCTGGGCGAGGTCAAGAAGCTGGAAAAAGCCAAAGAGGCGACAAGCGACGACGTGAAGTTTGCTGAAGCTGAACTGAACAAAATGATTGAGAAGTTTCAGCGCCGCATCGAGGAGCTCGAGGCCGCCAAAGCCAAGGAGATCATGGAGGTCTAG
- the tsf gene encoding translation elongation factor Ts, protein MAVSVEDIKKLRDQTGAGMMKAKEALEAAGGDFDAAVKYLREKGEASAAKKSDREARAGVIEGYVHGGRIGVLVEVNCETDFVARTDDFKIFVRDVAMHIAAAAPEYLNPEAVPAEVVESEKAIYRKEVEGKPAEIIEKIVDGKLAKYYEQVCLINQPFVKDPDVTVGKLTTDLIAKLGENIVIRRYTRMELGGV, encoded by the coding sequence ATGGCGGTTTCGGTAGAAGATATCAAAAAACTGCGCGACCAAACGGGCGCAGGAATGATGAAGGCCAAAGAGGCGCTTGAGGCTGCCGGCGGTGATTTTGATGCGGCGGTGAAGTATTTGCGCGAAAAGGGCGAGGCCTCGGCGGCCAAAAAGAGCGATCGCGAGGCTCGGGCTGGCGTGATCGAAGGTTATGTGCACGGCGGCCGCATTGGCGTGCTCGTGGAGGTGAACTGCGAAACTGATTTTGTGGCGCGTACGGATGACTTTAAGATCTTTGTGCGCGACGTAGCGATGCACATTGCGGCGGCGGCGCCCGAATATTTGAACCCGGAGGCAGTGCCAGCTGAGGTGGTAGAGAGCGAGAAGGCGATCTATCGCAAGGAGGTTGAGGGCAAGCCGGCCGAGATTATTGAGAAGATCGTGGATGGCAAACTAGCTAAATACTATGAGCAGGTTTGCCTGATCAACCAGCCGTTTGTGAAGGATCCCGACGTAACGGTAGGTAAATTGACTACAGACTTAATTGCCAAATTGGGAGAGAATATAGTCATTCGCCGGTATACGCGGATGGAACTAGGAGGGGTATGA
- the rpsB gene encoding 30S ribosomal protein S2 → MADVSLKELLEAGAHFGHQTRRWNPKMREYIYGARGGVHILDLTKTGIMLKEATTFARETASHGGKVLLVGTKRQAAPVIKEIAEANNLPYVTERWLGGMLTNFRTIRLQVQRLKKLEAGLESDFQAKYNKKELLDFSNEVAALNRVFGGIKHMDGLPAAIYVVDVPGEMIAVAEARKLGIPVIAIVDSNADPDLVDYKIPANDDAIKSVRVITGAVAEAAAEGAKLHASKAADKTEEA, encoded by the coding sequence ATGGCTGATGTAAGCCTAAAAGAACTACTTGAGGCCGGTGCACACTTTGGGCATCAGACCCGCCGGTGGAATCCCAAAATGCGCGAGTACATTTATGGCGCGCGGGGCGGGGTGCACATTTTGGACCTCACCAAGACGGGCATAATGCTCAAAGAGGCCACGACATTTGCGCGCGAAACCGCGTCGCATGGCGGCAAGGTTTTGCTCGTGGGCACCAAGCGCCAGGCGGCGCCGGTGATCAAGGAAATCGCCGAGGCCAATAATTTGCCATACGTTACCGAGCGATGGCTGGGTGGCATGCTCACCAACTTCCGTACTATTCGGTTGCAGGTGCAGCGGCTCAAGAAACTTGAGGCGGGTTTGGAGAGCGACTTCCAGGCCAAGTACAACAAGAAAGAATTGCTCGATTTTTCAAACGAGGTAGCAGCGCTCAACCGTGTCTTTGGCGGCATTAAGCACATGGATGGCTTGCCGGCGGCGATTTATGTCGTGGATGTGCCGGGCGAGATGATCGCCGTGGCCGAGGCGCGTAAACTGGGTATTCCGGTGATCGCGATCGTGGATAGCAACGCCGACCCCGATCTGGTGGATTACAAAATTCCGGCCAATGACGACGCCATCAAGAGCGTGCGGGTAATCACGGGTGCGGTGGCAGAGGCGGCGGCTGAAGGCGCCAAGCTGCACGCCAGCAAGGCGGCTGATAAGACGGAGGAGGCTTAA